The segment TACTGGCACGAACAGCAGCGCCAGCAGGGGGAAGACGCGCGTCGCCGCCTCCAGCGGCCTGCGGATGACGAATCCCCAGATGCCGCCGGAGAGGTGCTGGAGCATGAGAATAGCGAGGCAACCCAGAGAAATCCCCAGCCACAGCAGGTAACCGGCGAGGTAGGAGCGGAAGAACTGCGCGGGATTGATGAAGGCGCCGATGAGGCAAGCGGCTCCGGCCACCAGGCCGATGATCAGCGAGCGTCGCTGGATCTGCTCCACGATCGGCGGCGCGGCGAAGTCGCTGATCATGACCGGATTGGCGCGCTCCGAGCTCATCGCGGCGGGCCTTTCTTCTCGGTTTCGGCCGGCTTGGTTTCGGGTGCAGGCTCGGGCTGGGGCGTCGGTGGCGCCGGTTCTTTCATCAGTTGCTCACGCTGCACTGGCGGCAGATCTTCCAGAGTGGCGTGCTGGCTGAACTGCAAAGCGCGGATGTAGGTGGCGATGGCCCAGCGGTCTTCCGGGGAGATCTGCGCGGCGTAGTCAGACATGGCGCCGAAGCCGCGAGTCATGGCGTCGAAGTAATAGCCGGGAGGCGCCGCCCGCAGCCGCGGGTCGTGGAAGGACACGGGACGCCGGTAGCCGCGCTGCACCACCACTCCGAATCCGTTGCCGGTGCGCGCGTGGCAGGGCGCGCAGTAGATGTTGTAGCGCTCCTGGCCG is part of the Terriglobales bacterium genome and harbors:
- a CDS encoding cytochrome c; its protein translation is SSDFFPDGRSARAPVPGTVARGQLREDTVFYTGKVGDQFAVQFPMPVTRTLLERGQERYNIYCAPCHARTGNGFGVVVQRGYRRPVSFHDPRLRAAPPGYYFDAMTRGFGAMSDYAAQISPEDRWAIATYIRALQFSQHATLEDLPPVQREQLMKEPAPPTPQPEPAPETKPAETEKKGPPR